A single window of Granulibacter bethesdensis DNA harbors:
- the mraY gene encoding phospho-N-acetylmuramoyl-pentapeptide-transferase: MLYDLAHPLAEQFFLFNLFRYITFRSGAACMTALIVSFLLGPALIRWLKSVQRGGQPIREDGPERHLLEKKGTPTMGGVLILAATGISTLLWTDLRNGYVWAVLLLTLGYGGIGFADDYLKLSKRNTKGLPGRVKLIGQAVIGLVAAIWIMSLTRDPLSTGLAIPLLKDVLIPLGFAFPLFGMLVAMGASNAVNLTDGLDGLAIVPTIIAAGVFALIAYLVGNHVFATYLQLNEVAGTGELTVFCSALIGAGLGFLWFNAPPARVFMGDTGSLALGGALGGIAIATKHEIVLAIVGGLFVVETISVIVQVFWYKRTGRRVFLMAPLHHHFEKKGWPESTIVIRFWIVSFILALAGLATLKIR; encoded by the coding sequence ATGCTGTACGATCTCGCGCATCCGTTGGCAGAGCAATTCTTTCTGTTCAACCTGTTCCGCTACATCACCTTCCGCTCCGGCGCTGCATGTATGACCGCGCTGATCGTCAGCTTTCTGCTTGGCCCTGCGCTGATTCGCTGGCTGAAAAGCGTACAACGGGGCGGTCAGCCGATCCGCGAGGACGGACCGGAACGCCATCTGCTGGAGAAAAAGGGCACTCCCACAATGGGGGGCGTACTGATCCTTGCCGCCACCGGCATCAGCACCCTGCTCTGGACCGATTTGCGGAATGGCTATGTTTGGGCAGTCCTGCTGCTGACTCTCGGCTATGGCGGGATCGGCTTTGCGGATGATTACCTGAAGCTCAGCAAGCGCAACACCAAGGGGCTGCCCGGCCGCGTCAAGCTGATCGGTCAGGCCGTCATCGGGCTGGTAGCAGCAATTTGGATCATGTCGCTGACGCGTGATCCGCTCTCCACCGGATTGGCCATTCCGCTGCTGAAGGACGTGCTGATTCCGCTCGGCTTTGCCTTCCCGCTTTTTGGCATGCTGGTCGCCATGGGGGCCTCCAACGCCGTCAATCTGACCGATGGGCTGGACGGGCTGGCCATTGTCCCCACCATCATCGCCGCCGGTGTGTTTGCGCTGATCGCCTATCTGGTCGGCAATCACGTCTTCGCCACCTATCTGCAACTGAACGAGGTCGCCGGCACCGGGGAGCTGACCGTATTCTGCTCCGCCCTGATCGGCGCCGGGCTGGGCTTTCTCTGGTTCAACGCCCCACCGGCCCGCGTCTTTATGGGCGATACCGGCAGCCTTGCGCTGGGTGGCGCACTCGGGGGTATCGCCATCGCCACCAAACATGAAATCGTGCTGGCCATTGTCGGCGGCCTGTTCGTGGTGGAAACCATCTCCGTCATCGTGCAGGTGTTCTGGTACAAGCGCACCGGTCGGCGCGTGTTCCTGATGGCACCTCTGCATCATCATTTCGAGAAGAAAGGCTGGCCTGAATCCACCATCGTGATCCGCTTCTGGATCGTCTCCTTCATCCTGGCTCTGGCCGGGCTGGCGACGTTGAAAATCCGATGA
- the murF gene encoding UDP-N-acetylmuramoyl-tripeptide--D-alanyl-D-alanine ligase, giving the protein MSALWTREALLAATGGRFSMPFDAHGVSIDTRTLEPGDLFVALQGDNGDGHDHAEAALARGAAGILAHRDGPGPRLLVNDTMSALQALGRFARDRFHGTVFAVTGSVGKTTTKEMLRTALAPFGPVHAAYASYNNHWGVPLTLARLPESARSCVVEIGMNHAGEIAPLAALARPHVAIITTVERSHIGHLGSIEAIADEKAALFCGLTADGVAIMPADSQMLPRLMAQAAPHRVMTFGTDARSMVRLRQIEAATDSSRLDLVLRGQSLSCTIGAPGRHMAMNALAALAAVDAAGFDPHPAASMLENFHALAGRGAKRSLLLNDGQAVLLDESYNASSASIRAALDVLRLTPARRRIVVLGDILELGDQAVAEHAGLAQDIAACADLAFTCGPMMRHLFDALPASFRGAHEADSVSLAPVVSAAIRDGDAILVKGSFGSRMRIVTAALDALTHSIREGAR; this is encoded by the coding sequence ATGAGCGCACTCTGGACCCGTGAGGCCCTGCTGGCCGCAACCGGTGGCCGCTTCTCCATGCCCTTCGATGCACATGGCGTCTCGATTGATACCCGCACGCTGGAGCCGGGCGATCTTTTCGTGGCGCTGCAAGGAGACAATGGCGACGGACACGACCATGCCGAGGCGGCACTGGCGCGCGGTGCGGCAGGTATTTTAGCCCATCGTGACGGTCCCGGCCCACGCCTGCTGGTGAACGATACCATGAGTGCCTTGCAGGCGCTGGGCCGCTTTGCACGCGACCGCTTCCACGGCACCGTCTTCGCCGTGACCGGCAGCGTGGGCAAGACCACGACCAAGGAAATGTTGCGCACCGCACTGGCTCCATTCGGGCCAGTACATGCGGCCTATGCCTCCTACAACAATCATTGGGGCGTGCCGCTGACCCTCGCCCGACTGCCGGAAAGTGCCCGGAGCTGCGTGGTCGAAATCGGCATGAACCATGCCGGAGAAATCGCACCGCTCGCAGCACTGGCCCGTCCGCATGTGGCCATCATCACCACGGTCGAACGCTCCCATATCGGTCACCTCGGCAGTATCGAGGCCATCGCCGACGAAAAAGCGGCTCTTTTCTGCGGGCTGACAGCGGATGGCGTGGCCATTATGCCCGCCGACAGCCAGATGCTGCCGCGCCTGATGGCGCAGGCTGCTCCTCATCGCGTGATGACCTTCGGCACTGACGCCCGCAGCATGGTCCGGCTGCGACAGATCGAGGCGGCAACGGACAGTTCAAGACTCGATCTTGTATTGCGTGGACAAAGCCTGTCCTGCACCATCGGCGCACCGGGCCGTCATATGGCCATGAATGCGCTGGCGGCGCTCGCCGCCGTGGATGCGGCGGGGTTTGACCCACACCCGGCTGCCTCCATGCTGGAAAATTTCCATGCACTGGCAGGACGTGGCGCGAAGCGCTCCCTCCTCCTCAATGACGGGCAGGCCGTGTTACTGGATGAAAGCTATAACGCTTCCTCCGCCAGCATTCGTGCCGCTCTGGACGTGCTGAGACTGACCCCGGCCAGACGGCGTATCGTCGTTCTGGGCGATATCCTCGAATTGGGCGATCAGGCGGTTGCCGAACATGCCGGGCTGGCGCAAGACATCGCCGCCTGTGCCGATCTTGCCTTTACCTGCGGACCCATGATGCGCCACCTGTTCGATGCCCTGCCTGCCTCTTTCCGGGGAGCACATGAAGCCGATTCTGTTTCCCTTGCCCCCGTGGTAAGCGCCGCTATCCGGGATGGTGACGCCATTCTGGTCAAAGGCTCCTTCGGAAGCCGCATGCGCATCGTGACGGCAGCGCTGGATGCCCTGACCCATTCTATTCGCGAGGGAGCACGCTGA
- a CDS encoding UDP-N-acetylmuramoyl-L-alanyl-D-glutamate--2,6-diaminopimelate ligase, translating into MMLSNLLADTSAAPVTSLTGMAGVHVSGITADSRQVMPGWVFAALPGQKTDGRRFIADAVERGAAAILAPAGTAWPPGVPPRPMIQDAEPRRLLALMAARLAGAQPHTIAAITGTNGKTSTADFLRQIWTMLGRSAASLGTLGLIAEGFPPQDSLTTPDPVTLAQTLAMLARAGIQHAALEASSHGLDQFRLDGVRLSAAAFTNLTRDHLDYHGTEGAYRTAKLRLFADLLPAGAPAIASPTLDQVTLEALRGIARRRGLRLIIAGSPDSPLPLLAIEPHAGGQYLTIREEGTTHRINVPLPGRFQADNIITAATIAASLGKRGIVPLLSRLTGVRGRMEQAATLPNGAAIYVDYAHTPDALKRLLDALRPHTTGKLHVVFGAGGDRDPGKRPLMGEAARTHADRLIVTDDNPRSENPAKIRAAVLAACPDAEEIGDRAEAIAHAIRSLRPGDVLAIAGKGHEQGQTIGKTVHPFDDVSVARTIAAQVVS; encoded by the coding sequence ATGATGCTGAGTAATCTCCTGGCAGATACCTCCGCCGCCCCGGTCACGAGCCTGACCGGCATGGCTGGCGTTCATGTCAGCGGGATTACGGCCGACAGCCGTCAGGTTATGCCCGGCTGGGTCTTTGCCGCTCTGCCCGGCCAGAAAACGGATGGAAGACGCTTTATCGCCGATGCGGTGGAGCGTGGCGCGGCCGCCATTCTGGCGCCCGCCGGCACTGCCTGGCCGCCCGGCGTTCCGCCCCGCCCGATGATTCAGGATGCTGAACCGCGCCGATTGCTGGCCTTGATGGCGGCACGGCTGGCCGGAGCACAGCCCCACACTATCGCGGCCATCACCGGCACCAACGGGAAAACCAGTACGGCGGATTTTCTGCGGCAGATCTGGACTATGCTGGGTCGTTCTGCTGCCAGCCTCGGCACACTCGGCCTGATCGCGGAAGGCTTTCCCCCGCAGGACAGCCTGACCACGCCTGATCCGGTGACACTGGCCCAAACTCTGGCCATGCTGGCACGGGCCGGGATTCAGCATGCCGCGCTGGAAGCATCGTCTCACGGTCTGGACCAGTTCCGGCTGGATGGCGTCAGGTTATCAGCTGCTGCTTTCACGAACCTCACCCGCGATCATCTGGATTATCACGGGACCGAAGGCGCCTACCGTACCGCCAAGCTGCGACTGTTCGCCGATCTGCTGCCCGCTGGCGCACCTGCCATTGCCTCCCCCACGCTCGATCAGGTCACGCTGGAGGCGCTGCGCGGCATTGCGAGACGGCGTGGGTTGAGGCTGATCATCGCGGGTTCGCCAGACTCTCCGCTGCCGCTGCTGGCGATCGAGCCGCATGCTGGCGGGCAGTATCTGACCATCCGGGAAGAGGGCACCACACACCGCATCAATGTCCCTTTGCCAGGCCGTTTTCAGGCGGACAATATCATCACCGCCGCCACGATTGCCGCCTCGCTCGGCAAACGTGGCATTGTGCCTCTGCTGTCGCGCCTGACCGGCGTGCGCGGACGGATGGAACAGGCCGCCACCCTGCCCAACGGGGCTGCGATCTATGTCGATTACGCCCATACGCCCGATGCTCTGAAGCGTCTGCTGGATGCGTTGCGGCCGCATACCACCGGAAAGCTGCATGTCGTGTTCGGGGCAGGCGGAGATCGCGATCCCGGCAAAAGACCGCTGATGGGTGAAGCGGCCCGCACCCATGCCGACCGTCTGATCGTGACCGACGACAACCCCCGCTCGGAAAATCCGGCGAAAATACGTGCTGCCGTTCTCGCTGCCTGCCCCGATGCGGAGGAAATCGGCGACCGGGCCGAAGCCATTGCCCATGCCATCCGCAGCCTGCGGCCGGGGGATGTGCTGGCCATTGCAGGCAAGGGGCATGAGCAGGGCCAGACCATCGGCAAAACGGTGCATCCTTTCGACGATGTCTCGGTCGCCCGCACTATCGCCGCTCAGGTGGTGTCATGA
- a CDS encoding penicillin-binding protein 2: MTDDFGTQAPPPDSAPRRPAGLGFVQPDPSGLPSETVRITAPDLARRALMDRTRGRLLFAAVGFLGLYTAVMLKLADATVLQPMLPHIPVHTAYKSGEDEHKSDAPTAFVQRATIVDRNNQILAISLPTSELYANPREMIDTAEAAHKLKTVLPQLDEDVVKARLASQKQFVYIARQITPRDVLKVNALGIPGVYFQPSEKRHYPLGRVAAQILGGVDVDEHGVAGVERAFEDRLRKDTTPLRLSIDVRVQAVLSEELQSAMTTFTAIGACGIVMDVRTGEVIAMVSLPDYDANAFGQTEANDRFNRAVTGMYEPGSTFKLQTAALALDTGSAHLWDYFDAANNIRIGRFTITDFKGKHRALAFPEVLAYSSNLGAAHMAMTAGAEKQRTWLRAMGMFQRIGIELPEAGLPIVPPASRWKELTTMTVGFGHGIAVSPLHVVRGTATLANGGILVKPTILAAPEEAPVGEAVGTRVMAPETSATLRKLMRLVVTAGYGKAADVPGYFVGGKTGTAEKIGAHGYKKHANVSAFMSVFPMNAPRYAVYFMLDEPHGTKETGGYSTAGQVSAPGAGRVIARIGPMLGLMPAPEDKRAAIQASLDIPLQPGVPAGARRTMVSSAEEKANAAREKAALAAEKRNAREQASPEASTPTERQLKEQHIKDLRHQARFDVPAGHDDAE; this comes from the coding sequence ATGACTGACGATTTCGGCACCCAGGCACCCCCACCCGATTCTGCCCCCCGCCGTCCGGCGGGGTTAGGTTTTGTACAGCCCGATCCGTCCGGCCTGCCATCTGAAACAGTGCGCATCACGGCACCCGATCTTGCGCGCCGCGCCTTGATGGACCGTACGCGGGGGCGATTGCTGTTTGCCGCTGTCGGATTTCTGGGTCTTTACACGGCCGTCATGCTGAAGCTGGCAGATGCGACCGTACTCCAGCCGATGCTGCCGCATATCCCGGTCCACACCGCCTATAAATCAGGGGAAGACGAGCATAAATCCGACGCACCCACCGCCTTTGTGCAGCGCGCGACCATTGTAGACCGGAACAACCAGATTCTGGCGATTTCTCTGCCGACTTCCGAGCTGTACGCCAATCCCCGCGAAATGATCGACACGGCGGAAGCGGCCCACAAACTCAAGACCGTGCTGCCGCAACTGGATGAAGACGTCGTGAAGGCACGACTGGCCAGCCAGAAACAGTTCGTCTACATCGCCCGCCAGATTACACCCCGCGATGTGCTGAAGGTGAATGCGCTGGGCATTCCCGGTGTCTATTTCCAGCCTTCGGAAAAGCGGCACTATCCGCTGGGACGCGTGGCGGCCCAGATTCTGGGCGGCGTCGATGTGGATGAACACGGGGTGGCCGGCGTCGAACGCGCTTTCGAAGATCGACTGCGCAAGGACACAACACCGCTGCGCCTGTCCATTGATGTGCGCGTGCAGGCCGTGCTGAGTGAAGAACTCCAATCCGCCATGACCACCTTCACCGCGATCGGCGCATGCGGAATCGTGATGGATGTGCGGACGGGTGAAGTCATCGCCATGGTCAGCCTGCCCGATTACGACGCCAACGCCTTCGGCCAGACCGAGGCCAATGACCGATTCAACCGGGCGGTCACCGGCATGTACGAACCGGGATCAACCTTCAAACTACAAACTGCCGCGCTGGCGCTGGATACCGGCTCTGCCCATCTGTGGGATTATTTCGATGCGGCCAACAACATCCGTATCGGTCGCTTCACGATCACGGACTTCAAGGGCAAGCATCGTGCGCTGGCTTTTCCCGAAGTGCTGGCGTACTCCTCCAATCTCGGCGCCGCCCATATGGCGATGACGGCAGGGGCGGAAAAACAGCGCACCTGGCTCCGCGCCATGGGCATGTTCCAGCGGATCGGCATTGAATTGCCGGAAGCAGGTCTGCCGATTGTTCCACCCGCCTCCCGCTGGAAAGAGCTGACCACCATGACGGTGGGTTTCGGCCACGGCATCGCGGTCTCTCCGCTGCATGTTGTGCGTGGCACGGCGACATTGGCCAATGGCGGCATTCTGGTGAAACCGACCATTCTCGCAGCCCCGGAAGAGGCTCCGGTCGGGGAAGCCGTCGGCACGCGCGTCATGGCACCGGAAACCTCGGCTACCTTGCGCAAGCTGATGCGGCTGGTGGTGACGGCAGGATACGGCAAGGCCGCGGACGTGCCGGGCTATTTCGTCGGCGGCAAAACCGGCACGGCGGAAAAGATCGGTGCGCATGGTTATAAAAAACACGCCAATGTCAGCGCCTTCATGAGCGTGTTTCCGATGAATGCCCCGCGCTATGCGGTTTATTTCATGCTCGATGAACCGCACGGCACCAAGGAAACCGGTGGCTACTCCACCGCCGGGCAGGTCAGTGCGCCGGGTGCGGGGCGTGTCATCGCCCGTATCGGGCCGATGCTGGGCCTGATGCCGGCACCAGAGGACAAGCGCGCCGCCATTCAGGCCAGTCTGGACATCCCCCTGCAACCCGGCGTCCCTGCGGGCGCACGACGCACCATGGTGTCCTCCGCCGAAGAAAAAGCCAATGCTGCCCGTGAAAAGGCCGCTCTGGCAGCCGAAAAGCGCAACGCACGCGAGCAGGCCTCTCCGGAGGCCTCCACCCCAACAGAAAGACAACTCAAGGAGCAGCATATCAAGGATCTGCGCCATCAGGCACGCTTCGACGTACCGGCGGGTCATGATGATGCTGAGTAA